Below is a window of Prionailurus viverrinus isolate Anna chromosome A1, UM_Priviv_1.0, whole genome shotgun sequence DNA.
TCCCACTGACTGGTATCAAAGTTCTTCATTAAAGGGCTTGTGGGCAAATTCGAGGGAGGTAAAGGAGTTTCCttgattacttttattttctccctgaaCTCCTGCATCTGTTGCAGAAATATGATGGGTTCTGACACGTCTTTGAAAGCCTCAGCAATGTTAAAGGCCATTCGTTGTTCCTGCAAGATGGTGTTGAGTTTGTTGATCTCTGGGTCATAGGCTTGCATAACTGCCAGTTTCATGGTCTCAAAGTcagacaggatttcattcttcttttgatCTAATGTATGTTGTAACTTCTCAAAAAACTCCTTCACTTTATCTGAATCTTTAGTCAGTAACTGTAGAGATTTCCTTTTGCTAGTTTCCAAGGTATCCAAGCGAGAAAGAGCATCTCCCCGACGCCAGGTCTCAAAGCTCTGGAAGAGGGACTCAAAGGCATCTCTTTCCTGAGCATAGGCATCTTCAATAGAACAGAAGACATGCTTGGTGTGGTCACCACGAGTAGCACAGATCCCGCAAATCAGTTGCATATCAGTCAGGCAGAAAATGTTGAGGGGTTGCCCCAAGTGTCCTTTGCACACAGGCATTTTGGGAGAGATCTTGATCTTGTTATACTTTTCCACAATACCCTTCAGGGAGTAATTGACCTGCAGGCTATTGACTCCAGTAGCTGAAGTTTCCTTACGGCATGTAGGGCACTTGAATGGAGATGATCTCCACAACGAATTCCGCACGGTCCCCTCTAAGATCCCTTCTAAGCATTTTTTGCAAAAGTTATGCGAGCAAGGCAAAACTCGAGGATCATCAAACAGACTGCAACAAATTGGGCACGTGAGATCTTCTTCAAGCAGCTCCATCACATCCTaccataaagaaagaaatattttactccAGTAATCCCCTCCATTCAGACTATCTACTAATCAGAAATTATCTTTACAGGCATTAAAAATGATCTCTCACTGAAATAACCAGGCAAACAAAGGAAATAAGTGAGAAATTTGGGAAGGGAATGCACACCAAAGCAGATTTAATCTGCTGGGACTAGAACACACTCCTTATTAGCAGGGCTCCCTGTACACAAGGCCTTTGTGTGGGCTTTCCAACAACAGTCTTTGGCTGAGATAGGGTTAGGTCTAGGACAACTGCAAGTTGAGCCAGCAGGACCCAACTGATTGTTTTAAAACAGAGAGCTGACTACTAGCTGTCAGAAACAAAGCTACTCAGTGTCTGAATAGAATGAGCTCTTTAGTCTGGGCCCACAATTATAAAATGGTATGCTATTCAAAAGAAAgaagcacagaaatacaaattcaagCATGCACTCTCGTGCAGGCTTTTATTAAAAACtagcatatttttctatttcaaatgcaAGATTACAATTATTAAAATCCTAAGTAAAAGCATAAGGCAAGAGTTGCAATtaattcttcagaaaattaaatgagtttttttttaaaaccacctgAACCATCTAGAGCATCAATTCTCAAAATGTAGACAGAAATCTGATGTCCCTAAGACTCCTTCAAGTCATTCATGAAGGTCAATACTTTATTCACAATAATATTGAGAACATATTTGCTTTGGGCACCATGTTGACAAATGCACCGTAAAAGCAATGGTGAGGAGACACTGCTAAAGCCTCAGCAGGAATCAAACAAGGCAAAAGGTACAAGTTACTGAATCCTTCATTACCACACACCCACAATCTAAGTGGGGGTAGCCAATTTCATTTAAGAATGTTCTTTATGAAGCAGCaacaattattcattttattaaatcttgatCCTTGTGTATGTGCTTCTTTAATATTTTGGGTGACAAAATAGGAAGTAAAGAATTTCTGCTGCATCCAACAGATACTGTCTGGAGAAAAAGCAGTTAGTTACATGACTGAGTCACAATCTGAACCAGCTGCTTTTTTTGTggaacaccatttttacttgaaagaatgaatggcaaACTGGCTATTTAGACTTAGGTAAAAgcagacattttcttgaaaatgaacaaaataagcccttcaagaaaaataaatgatagtatATCTTGCCaatgataaaaattaagtttttgagTGAacattagaattttggaaaacatttttgccACTTAAGAGCTTGACAGCTTCTCATTAATTAAAGACTTTGTAATGAAATGGTGATTTTAATGAATGttggcttttatcttttttagtggGGAGATTATTGTATAATGAAATATGTTATTTGGAGATCTGCATAATACAATAAACTAATTTGTTCAAGTGACTAATGCATGTTATAAATCGTGCTTGGATAAAAGATCAAAAGACCAATACGTTGAAAAATATGATTTCAGATTCCATATTGCAACATTTAAGAAACTACCAGTTGTTGAGCTTTAGCAAAGTATCAAAGAAGATCCGTAATTATcagaaaaggctattaaaatattcttccctTCACCAACTACGTATCTGTGCAAGGTCAGATTATGATCtttgtatatttcaaaaaaaaaaaaagaaaaagcccataacttattctaacaggtgtaatgAAGGGACAGATAAAAGACTTTATTTGTAATCTATTAAACAGCAATTCATTCAAGGGATCTATAAATATgtaggggcacccggatggctcagtcggttgagcatccgacttcagctcaggtcatgatctcacggttcctgggttcgagccccgcctcgggctctgtgctgacagctcagagcccagagcctgtttcagattctgcgtctccctctctctctgcccctccccagctcatgttctctctctttcaaaaataaataaacactaaaaacaattttttaattaaaaatatctataaatatgtaaagcaatGCCAATTTTCTCACAacttatttagaaaatgttatttttcacaaattatgTTAACATATAACAGGTTTATGactgttattttaaatgagtatcttaaaatttttgttttaatttccaatacGATAAATGGCTATATAAAGTACATATGTAAACAAAAGCTCCTGGgatcctcagtttttaagactatAAAGTGGGgtcctgaaaataaaaaatttcgaGATCCCTGGTCTAGAGAATACCATTTCTCAgttcaagttttattattttaaaatggacatCTTAAAACTTCTATCCCTAAAGTTTTAAAACCAAATACAGTGCTAAATATGTCCTCGTTCAGCTTACTGAGGAACACATATATATGTCACATTACCACCAAACTAATAAACAGAATAGGGCCTAATAATAAtccttataataaataattaaataatttttaacagtaaTTTTAAGAGTCACAAtcagagggacgcctgggtgattcagtcggttaagcatctgactcatggtttTGGTGTGGTTCtgtagttcaagccctgcatcaggctccatgctgaccatgaagagcctacttgggattctctgtctgtctctctctctctgcccctctcgtgagctctcacactctctctcaaaacaaataaacttaaaaaaagggggggggggcggggagccttggtggctcaggaggttgagcatcagacttcacctcaggtcatgatctcacagcttgtgggttcgagccctgtgttgggctctgtgctgacagctcggggcctggagcctgcttgggattctgtgtctccctatgtctctgcccctcccccacttgttctctctctctctctctctctctctctctctctctctctctcaaaagtaaataaacatttaaaaaagtttaatataaaaaaaagtcacaatagGTGCTATAATatagaagataaataatatttttttaatatttgggggGCAAGGAGAGCACAGATAGAGGgagccagaggatctgaagcaggctctgcactgacaggctgacagcagtgagccaggtatggggcttgaactcatgaaccgtgagatcaagacctgagctgaaattgggaccctcaaccaactgagccacccaggtgccctgaagataaagaatatttaaaagataagctGAGTTTGCAAGTCTAATAATTTATAGTTTAAATTAAGTTGTGAGAGATATATGTATTATAGATTATAATACAATTTTATGTGGAATTAAAGCAAAGGTTATTTCTGTCAAATTTAATGTCATATGGCAAAAATATGTGATGAGCTGATTTTTCTGAACAATCTTTTGTGACATGAGAAGTCATAAAACCTTTGAAAAGTATGGGGAAGAGAACAGCTACAGAGACTGGGGTTGGTGTGAAGTAACTAAAAATTCTGACTctagaacagagaaggaaaacttttGATGGTCCTCCTACCTTAGTCCTGCTATTTTATCATCTGCACTGCTCTTTG
It encodes the following:
- the TRIM13 gene encoding E3 ubiquitin-protein ligase TRIM13, which encodes MELLEEDLTCPICCSLFDDPRVLPCSHNFCKKCLEGILEGTVRNSLWRSSPFKCPTCRKETSATGVNSLQVNYSLKGIVEKYNKIKISPKMPVCKGHLGQPLNIFCLTDMQLICGICATRGDHTKHVFCSIEDAYAQERDAFESLFQSFETWRRGDALSRLDTLETSKRKSLQLLTKDSDKVKEFFEKLQHTLDQKKNEILSDFETMKLAVMQAYDPEINKLNTILQEQRMAFNIAEAFKDVSEPIIFLQQMQEFREKIKVIKETPLPPSNLPTSPLMKNFDTSQWEDIKLVDVDKLSLPQDAGTFVSKIPWSFSQLFVVVILLSLLTFFGPTIFLEGSLFDEFTTWKDCLSNFNSYLAKSADFVEQSVFYWEQVTDGFFIFSERFKNFTLVVLNNVAEFVCKYKLL